The proteins below come from a single Methanobacteriaceae archaeon genomic window:
- the kdpC gene encoding potassium-transporting ATPase subunit KdpC, with the protein MKEIKRSIYLFLLLTILLGLIYPLSMTLISQIIFPEQANGNLIKSDGRIIGSNLIGQNFQSPKYFHGRPSAVDYNASNSSGSNLAPNDKKLTIRVKESLMEFRQENGLNNNETVPADIVLTSGSGLEPYISVESAMLQASRISSSRALDKSVIIKIINDNIEYPLLGGGRMVNVLKLNLALDSI; encoded by the coding sequence ATGAAAGAAATCAAAAGGTCAATATATTTATTTCTATTGCTTACAATTCTTTTGGGTTTAATATACCCACTTTCCATGACCTTAATCTCTCAGATCATATTCCCAGAACAGGCCAATGGGAATCTCATTAAATCAGATGGTAGAATTATTGGATCCAATCTTATTGGTCAAAATTTCCAGAGTCCTAAATATTTTCATGGAAGGCCTTCTGCAGTTGATTATAACGCCTCTAATTCCAGTGGTTCTAATTTAGCTCCTAATGATAAAAAACTTACTATCCGCGTTAAGGAGTCGTTGATGGAATTCAGACAAGAAAATGGATTGAATAATAATGAGACTGTTCCTGCGGACATAGTTCTCACCTCAGGTAGTGGTCTTGAACCTTATATAAGTGTTGAATCTGCTATGTTACAAGCCTCTCGCATATCCAGTTCCAGGGCATTAGACAAATCAGTTATCATTAAAATAATAAATGATAATATTGAATATCCATTACTAGGTGGTGGCAGGATGGTTAATGTATTAAAATTGAATTTGGCACTGGATTCTATATAA
- the kdpB gene encoding potassium-transporting ATPase subunit KdpB: MVKEAGIFEREKATLALKESIIRLNPLKVFRNPVIFIVEMGALATVIITIYKLFIGVDYSFDIQVSLWLWFTVIFANFAEALAEIHGKARAESLKKARSEIKARKILEDGSIKTVSSDSLVKGDIICVGEGEVIADDGDIIEGTALVDESTVTGESIPVKRESGGDRSGVTGGTKLVSGEVKIKITVNPGESFLDKMISMVESATREKTPNEKALEILILGLTAVFLVVVLTLPVFSDYVGINTTGTDLIALLVCLMPTTIGALLPAIGIAGMDRLHDHNVIALSGRAVEAAGDVSVVLLDKTGTITVGTRRATEFIPAENSNLIELTEAAYISSLADKTPEGKSIVKLAREILNKNNIEPVTPAESEFLPFSPETCMSGVNFASCEIRKGDTLAIENYVRKNGVAMPSGLVKITEDVARKGDTPLVVANKEKVLGVIRLKDVLKKNIAQRLAHLRTMGIKSIMVTGDNELTAKSISNEAGLDGYIAKALPETKLEVIKQYQAGENQNLVAMIGDGTNDAPALAQADVAIAMSSGTAAAREAANMIDLDSSPSKLLDVVEIGKEILITRGAITTFSISNDMAKYFAIIPALFMAAEPTLSRLNIMDLYPPQSAILSAVIFNAVVIPLLIPLALRGVKYRHYSSIPKMLAINIAIYGFGGLIFPFIGIKLINMVVEFIGLIRT, translated from the coding sequence ATGGTAAAAGAAGCTGGGATATTTGAAAGGGAAAAAGCAACTTTGGCCCTAAAAGAATCAATAATAAGATTGAACCCCTTGAAAGTTTTCAGAAACCCGGTTATTTTCATTGTAGAAATGGGTGCTTTAGCCACGGTTATCATCACCATCTATAAGCTGTTTATTGGAGTTGATTATTCTTTTGACATTCAGGTAAGTCTCTGGTTATGGTTCACTGTAATCTTCGCTAATTTTGCAGAAGCATTAGCTGAAATCCATGGTAAAGCCCGTGCAGAATCGTTAAAAAAAGCCAGAAGTGAAATCAAAGCCAGAAAAATCTTGGAAGACGGAAGTATTAAAACTGTTAGCTCCGATTCACTAGTCAAGGGGGATATTATTTGCGTGGGCGAGGGAGAAGTTATAGCCGATGATGGGGACATTATTGAAGGCACAGCTTTAGTAGATGAATCCACAGTAACTGGAGAATCAATTCCTGTGAAAAGAGAATCTGGAGGTGATCGTAGTGGTGTTACCGGTGGAACTAAATTAGTATCAGGAGAAGTGAAAATCAAGATAACAGTGAACCCTGGTGAGTCCTTTTTAGATAAAATGATCAGCATGGTAGAAAGTGCCACCCGTGAGAAAACACCTAACGAAAAAGCTCTGGAAATTCTTATTCTAGGATTAACTGCTGTTTTTTTAGTGGTAGTTCTTACTCTTCCAGTCTTTTCTGATTATGTGGGTATTAATACTACAGGCACTGATTTAATTGCATTACTCGTATGTCTCATGCCCACCACCATTGGAGCATTATTACCAGCCATTGGGATTGCTGGGATGGACAGACTTCATGATCATAATGTCATTGCACTTTCCGGTAGAGCTGTGGAGGCAGCTGGAGATGTAAGTGTGGTTTTACTTGATAAAACTGGTACTATCACTGTGGGAACCAGAAGAGCCACGGAATTCATTCCTGCAGAAAATTCTAATTTAATAGAACTTACCGAAGCCGCATATATTTCATCATTGGCAGATAAAACACCAGAAGGAAAGAGTATTGTTAAATTGGCCCGTGAAATACTGAATAAAAATAATATTGAGCCTGTGACACCTGCTGAATCTGAATTCTTACCTTTTTCTCCAGAAACTTGTATGAGTGGGGTTAATTTCGCCTCATGCGAGATTAGAAAAGGAGATACTCTTGCTATTGAAAATTACGTCCGAAAAAATGGAGTTGCAATGCCTTCTGGCTTAGTTAAGATTACTGAGGATGTGGCTCGCAAGGGTGACACACCTCTGGTGGTAGCTAATAAAGAGAAAGTTTTAGGGGTTATAAGGCTAAAAGATGTGTTAAAAAAGAACATTGCTCAACGACTAGCACATTTAAGAACAATGGGTATTAAAAGTATTATGGTAACTGGAGATAATGAATTAACAGCTAAATCCATATCTAATGAGGCAGGTTTGGATGGCTATATAGCTAAGGCGTTGCCTGAAACGAAATTGGAGGTTATTAAACAGTATCAGGCTGGAGAAAATCAAAATTTGGTGGCTATGATTGGTGATGGTACTAATGATGCACCGGCTCTTGCTCAGGCGGATGTGGCCATAGCCATGAGTTCAGGAACTGCAGCCGCCAGGGAAGCTGCCAATATGATTGATCTGGATTCTTCACCCTCAAAGTTACTGGACGTGGTGGAGATAGGTAAGGAAATTCTTATAACTCGTGGTGCAATCACTACTTTTAGTATTTCCAATGATATGGCTAAATATTTCGCCATTATACCTGCTCTTTTTATGGCAGCAGAACCAACGTTGAGTCGTCTCAATATTATGGATCTTTATCCACCACAAAGTGCTATTTTATCAGCAGTTATCTTTAATGCTGTTGTAATTCCTTTACTAATACCCTTAGCACTTAGGGGTGTTAAATATCGTCATTATTCATCAATTCCAAAAATGCTGGCCATAAATATTGCTATCTATGGATTTGGAGGGTTAATTTTTCCATTTATAGGCATAAAACTTATCAATATGGTTGTTGAATTCATTGGACTGATACGTACATAG
- the kdpA gene encoding potassium-transporting ATPase subunit KdpA: protein MLITYEIVYLILFFVILIPLAFLIGKYMFKIFTGKKTILSPIIQPVEKFVYKICDIDEDEGMDWKEYAYSLLVFNFLGIVFLFVLFILQGWLPLNPDNLPSVRWDTALNTAISFVTNTNWQSYSGENTMSYLSRMMGLTVENFLSAAVGIATLLALIRGFTNNKSDNLGNFWVDITRIILYVLLPISVLLALLLVSQGVVQTINPSITAVTIEGGVQQLSMGPVASQEAIKLLGSNGGGFFNVNSAHPFENPNYISNFIESLSILLLPISLIFTFGFMVRNLKEGLSLFMAIFIIFILGLGVALWAENILNPNLASIGVSGQNLEGKELRFGVTSSVLWGSATTAVSNGGVNFMFDSSMPLTGLVYLFNIASSEVIFGGVGSGLIGILFYVILTMFISGLMIGRTPEYLGKKLGPEQMKLTVVAILLPPSVVLVMSAIAILVTVNLSHANYPPHGLTQIIYAFASTTGNNGSAFSGLNVDTVFYNLITALTMLIGRFVPLILALAIAGSVSKKGILPATSANFPSTSVFFALLLAAVIFIVGVLTFFPVFALGPILDHFLLTVN from the coding sequence ATATTAATTACTTATGAAATAGTCTATTTGATACTTTTTTTCGTTATATTAATCCCCTTAGCTTTTTTAATAGGTAAATACATGTTCAAAATTTTCACTGGTAAAAAAACTATTTTATCGCCAATTATTCAGCCAGTGGAAAAATTTGTATATAAAATATGTGATATTGATGAAGATGAAGGGATGGATTGGAAAGAATATGCATATTCTTTATTAGTTTTTAATTTTCTCGGGATTGTCTTTTTATTTGTTCTGTTTATCCTGCAGGGTTGGTTGCCTTTAAATCCTGATAATTTGCCAAGTGTTCGGTGGGATACAGCTTTAAACACTGCCATCTCTTTTGTCACCAATACTAACTGGCAATCCTACAGTGGAGAGAACACCATGAGTTACCTTTCCCGGATGATGGGATTGACTGTGGAGAATTTTTTATCCGCTGCTGTGGGAATTGCCACGTTACTAGCTTTAATTAGAGGATTTACTAACAATAAATCAGATAATCTGGGAAACTTTTGGGTAGACATTACTAGAATTATTTTATATGTTTTGCTACCTATTTCTGTCCTATTAGCACTATTGCTAGTTTCCCAGGGAGTGGTGCAAACCATAAATCCCTCTATTACTGCAGTAACAATCGAGGGGGGAGTGCAACAATTATCAATGGGACCTGTAGCCTCACAGGAAGCCATAAAATTGTTAGGTTCCAATGGTGGTGGTTTTTTCAATGTCAACAGTGCACATCCCTTCGAAAACCCTAACTACATTAGTAATTTCATAGAATCTCTATCCATACTTTTATTACCTATTTCTTTAATTTTCACCTTTGGATTTATGGTCCGGAATCTGAAAGAGGGTTTATCCCTGTTTATGGCTATTTTCATAATCTTTATCCTGGGTTTAGGTGTTGCTCTATGGGCAGAGAATATATTAAACCCTAATTTGGCCAGTATAGGAGTTTCTGGACAGAATTTAGAGGGAAAAGAACTAAGATTTGGTGTAACTTCTTCGGTGTTGTGGGGGTCAGCAACTACAGCTGTATCCAATGGTGGGGTTAATTTCATGTTTGATAGTTCCATGCCACTCACCGGACTTGTATACCTTTTTAACATTGCAAGCAGTGAAGTGATATTCGGAGGAGTTGGTTCTGGATTGATTGGCATATTATTTTATGTTATTTTGACCATGTTCATATCGGGTCTTATGATTGGCAGAACCCCAGAATATCTGGGTAAAAAGTTGGGACCGGAACAGATGAAATTAACAGTGGTGGCAATTTTACTCCCTCCCTCAGTTGTACTTGTAATGTCAGCCATAGCCATCCTGGTCACTGTTAACCTTTCCCATGCGAACTATCCTCCCCATGGACTGACTCAGATCATATACGCATTCGCTTCTACTACTGGGAACAATGGATCTGCTTTCAGTGGTTTAAACGTGGATACAGTCTTTTATAACCTGATCACAGCCCTAACCATGTTAATTGGAAGATTCGTACCTTTGATTTTGGCACTTGCCATCGCAGGTTCCGTGAGCAAAAAAGGAATCTTACCAGCAACATCAGCAAATTTCCCCAGCACAAGCGTCTTTTTCGCACTCTTACTAGCAGCAGTGATATTTATTGTAGGTGTTTTAACTTTCTTCCCAGTTTTTGCACTAGGTCCTATACTCGATCATTTCCTGTTGACAGTTAATTAG
- a CDS encoding carboxymuconolactone decarboxylase family protein, producing the protein MKEDVFYGKGMAHVKKDYPDIFKAVVELNEAAYTGKVLDYRTQKLIALGITAAASDDRAMKKQMMSAMKEFDITRDEIVDVLRVVLLTSGNPPFTKAMKILYDITE; encoded by the coding sequence ATGAAAGAAGATGTTTTTTATGGTAAAGGAATGGCTCATGTTAAAAAGGACTATCCTGATATCTTTAAAGCAGTAGTTGAGTTGAATGAAGCGGCATACACAGGTAAAGTCTTAGATTACCGTACACAGAAGCTGATTGCACTCGGAATAACTGCTGCAGCCTCTGATGATAGGGCAATGAAAAAACAGATGATGAGTGCCATGAAGGAATTTGATATCACTAGGGATGAGATTGTAGACGTCCTAAGAGTGGTTCTTTTAACCTCAGGCAACCCACCATTCACCAAAGCCATGAAAATACTCTATGACATTACAGAATAA
- a CDS encoding M28 family peptidase has translation MCKKLHILMITVLLLSGFFLESDCVFGQEELVSHVKYISTDIGPRPAGSPNEEKTAQYLSDQFRKNNLKTEMKQFKYFSLNSEDIKTSYNVIGTIEGISNKEIIICADLDTVQDYMLGQYTSGANDDATGLAILIGLAQKYKNKKPFYTIKLIGFGASEDSFTFPLITPKRTNLSPDAYYQIVYLPYLVGARQYLLNNQESLNNTVAVISLEAVGIGDPCVVSKDYYANNNQLFVDFLVLNARLSGIKAYKIDFMASQNFEGREGAISHVYLPFSIAKIPSTFITCMNNPNSTSNIHNTDKEIPGYLSTDDTYDKLVKYNNNQESLESHLNIILNLVDESITKISLFNIISGFK, from the coding sequence ATGTGCAAAAAATTACATATATTGATGATTACAGTACTGCTTTTAAGCGGATTTTTCCTGGAATCAGATTGTGTATTTGGACAAGAAGAACTAGTATCCCATGTCAAATACATATCAACGGATATTGGTCCCAGACCTGCGGGTTCTCCTAATGAAGAAAAAACAGCACAATATCTCTCTGATCAATTTAGAAAAAATAACCTTAAAACGGAAATGAAACAATTTAAATATTTTTCATTGAATTCAGAGGACATAAAAACATCATATAATGTCATAGGCACCATAGAAGGCATTTCTAATAAGGAAATTATAATTTGCGCGGATCTTGATACAGTACAAGATTATATGCTAGGACAATACACATCTGGTGCCAATGACGATGCAACTGGACTGGCAATTCTCATAGGCCTAGCCCAAAAATACAAAAATAAGAAGCCTTTCTACACCATAAAACTTATTGGTTTCGGTGCCAGTGAAGATAGTTTCACATTTCCATTAATAACCCCTAAAAGAACAAATTTATCTCCGGATGCTTATTATCAAATAGTTTATCTTCCTTATCTTGTTGGAGCCCGCCAGTACCTACTAAATAATCAAGAATCTCTAAACAACACTGTTGCGGTCATAAGTTTAGAGGCAGTTGGAATAGGAGATCCTTGTGTGGTGTCCAAAGATTATTATGCTAATAATAATCAGCTTTTTGTTGATTTTTTGGTATTAAACGCACGTTTAAGTGGTATTAAAGCATATAAAATTGACTTTATGGCCAGTCAGAATTTCGAAGGCAGAGAGGGTGCTATTAGTCATGTTTACCTTCCATTTTCCATTGCTAAAATTCCTTCCACCTTCATTACTTGCATGAATAACCCCAACAGTACCTCAAACATCCACAACACAGATAAAGAAATACCAGGTTACCTTTCAACTGATGATACCTACGATAAACTTGTTAAATATAACAATAACCAAGAATCATTAGAATCTCACCTAAATATAATCCTGAACCTGGTTGATGAGAGTATAACAAAGATATCTCTTTTTAATATCATATCTGGATTTAAATAA